Proteins from a genomic interval of Medicago truncatula cultivar Jemalong A17 chromosome 3, MtrunA17r5.0-ANR, whole genome shotgun sequence:
- the LOC25488542 gene encoding transcription factor MYB65 has product MSRVKNEIEDDMLCNDQTRSRSNGEVNGGSVNGGVVLKKGPWTSAEDAILVDYVRKHGEGNWNAVQKHSGLSRCGKSCRLRWANHLRPNLKKGSFTADEEHLIAQLHSEMGNRWARMAAHLPGRTDNEIKNYWNTRTKRRTRAGLPIYPPEVRLRAIKGSKHGQSTGGINDGDRGHHDFLPKNNYEMHDAIFDNLKENQGILPITILPENPDISANSIMRNSLDSPPYCNPLPSTMSFLGSSGMNKNWFYPFYHVQDHSSDKTLQSFELHSPLDPGLPSHNSMYYRHSVSNGNSSTSKPTSKAVKLELPSLQYPETGFGGWGGNFPPSPLNESVDVFNQSPLPHCAQESGCSSPNNSGTLEAIIYQKKTLPNSNNNCSDKSSHSSTTTPVDGGESSALNMNETEWDDYASPFGATSILNECHAVNTNTNSWDKLTAAQNFSGSNVKYEPVEQVSTPNSENRSMSMLNITWPDVMLASDWHEQCYGHEKNMTEASDNLTDYKHVAGGTYSSSTGGRFMHMA; this is encoded by the exons ATGAGTCGAGtgaaaaatgagattgaagatGATATGCTCTGCAACGATCAAACACGGTCACGGTCGAATGGTGAGGTTAATGGAGGAAGTGTTAATGGTGGAGTTGTTCTGAAGAAAGGGCCGTGGACATCTGCAGAAGATGCTATTTTGGTTGACTACGTCAGGAAGCATGGAGAAGGCAACTGGAACGCTGTTCAGAAGCATTCGGGCTTGTCTCGTTGTGGAAAAAGTTGCCGTCTGAGATGGGCAAATCACTTAAGGCCAAATTTAAAGAAAGGATCATTTACTGCTGATGAGGAGCATTTGATTGCTCAACTCCATTCCGAAATGGGAAACAGATGGGCACGTATGGCTGCGCAC TTGCCTGGTCGTACagataatgaaataaagaaCTATTGGAATACCCGGACCAAGAGGCGTACTCGGGCAGGCTTGCCAATCTATCCTCCAGAAGTGCGTTTGCGAGCAATAAAAGGGAGTAAACATGGCCAAAGCACTGGTGGAATCAATGATGGTGATAGAGGGCATCATGATTTCTTGCCGAAAAACAACTATGAGATGCATGATGCAATATTTGACAATTTGAAGGAAAATCAGGGAATCTTACCTATTACAATTTTGCCTGAGAATCCTGATATTTCTGCTAATAGCATTATGCGAAACAGTCTTGATTCTCCTCCATATTGCAATCCTTTGCCATCAACAATGTCTTTTCTTGGTTCAAGTGGAATGAACAAGAATTGGTTTTATCCCTTTTACCATGTTCAGGATCATAGTTCTGATAAGACCTTACAATCTTTCGAATTGCATTCTCCTCTTGATCCTGGTCTCCCCTCACATAACTCAATGTATTACCGCCATTCCGTATCAAATGGCAATTCCTCTACTTCTAAGCCGACATCCAAGGCTGTGAAGTTGGAGCTCCCTTCACTCCAATATCCAGAAACCGGCTTTGGTGGCTGGGGGGGTAACTTTCCCCCATCTCCACTGAATGAGTCTGTTGATGTATTCAATCAGTCTCCTCTGCCACATTGTGCGCAAGAGTCCGGTTGTTCTTCACCAAATAATAGTGGCACGCTCGAGGCCATTATTTATCAGAAGAAGACTCTTCCAAATTCAAATAACAATTGTTCTGACAAGAGTTCACATTCATCTACTACAACTCCTGTTGACGGAGGTGAGAGTTCTGCTTTGAACATGAATGAGACAGAATGGGATGATTACGCATCTCCCTTCGGTGCAACCTCAATCCTGAATGAGTGCCATGCTGTTAACACCAATACAAACTCATGGGATAAATTGACAGCTGCTCAGAACTTTAGTG GCAGCAATGTCAAATATGAGCCTGTTGAACAAGTTTCTACCCCAAACAGTGAAAACCGATCTATGTCTATGTTGAACATCACTTGGCCAGATGTCATGTTAGCTTCAGATTGGCATGAGCAGTGCTATGGGCATGAGAAGAACATGACTGAGGCTAGTGACAACCTAACAGATTATAAGCATGTGGCTGGTGGGACTTATTCTTCAAGTACAGGGGGTCGCTTTATGCACATGGCATGA
- the LOC112419835 gene encoding uncharacterized protein, whose product MDRSWMKANRLSEKYEKGVEEFLQYCENLPNNNGKFHCPCVKCGNRLPLLSVEELRNHLICEGVCETYTNWIWHGESSNIPDVLERDDMDVEMDNQMEDMICDIGQEDFQRAHAHNNLRANNELILYPGCKNFTQLSAVLRLFNLKAKNGWTDKSFTELLELLCEMLPKGNTLPKCNYDAKKILCPMGMEYKKIHACPNDCILYRNEFEDEKQCPTCGLSRYKVKDGDDDESLKRPPAKVLSYLPIIPRFKRLFANENDARNLRWHACDREDDGKIRHPADSLQWKKIDELYSDFGKEARNLRLGLATDGMNPYGNLSSNHSSWPVLLVIYNLSPSICMKRKYMMLSMMISGPKQPGNDIDVYLSPLIEDLRMLWEEGVDVFDGYSRQNFKMRAMLFCTINDFPAYGNLCGYSVKGHKGCPICEEETCFKQLKHGKKTVYLGHRKFLKPNHPYRKLRKAFNGEQEFETAPQALTGEQVYQRVKDINVKFGKKEKKKKQKTTEKKIWKKRSVFFDLPYWSSLDVRHCIDVMHVEKNVCDSVIGTLLNIHGKTKDNVNARLDMVEMGIRQELAPHSADNKKTYLPPACHTLSKQEKTSFCECLHTLKVPRGYSSNFNSLVSMEDLKLIGTKSHDCHVLMQQLLPVAIRGILPKKVRAILTRLCIFFNVICSKVIDLRKLEELENEAAIILCHLEMYFPPSFFDIMVHLIVHLVREIRLCGPVYLRWMYPVERYMKILKGYVKNQHHPEASIVERYIAEEAVEFCNTNYMPEEEAIGIPKPQYDGRCGGIQGLKLKSLDSVEVLQAHLYILNNIDEVQPYISTHKRIVKEKNSRMNEKWVLKEHNKTFLKWFKETISNDNTCSENLKCLARKPQSDAISWTIYNVNNFTFYTRTKDDKSTVQNSGVMVVAESMHFSSSKDKNPIMASIPYYGIIEEMWDIDFVTLKVPIFKCKWIDINNGVKIDEFGYTLVDLGKIAYTNEPFIMASQAKQVFYVSDPSNKKWSVVLQGKISHEPNNDNLHSTLYTYETPFTQRQSTSMEETLVDDVYATRDDHREGIWENIQSNQS is encoded by the coding sequence ATGGATCGCAGTTGGATGAAAGCTAATCGTTTGAGTGAAAAGTATGAGAAAGGAGTGGAAGAGTTTTTACAATATTGTGAAAACCTTCCTAACAATAACGGGAAGTTCCATTGTCCTTGTGTTAAGTGTGGGAATAGACTTCCATTACTTTCAGTTGAAGAACTACGGAATCATCTAATTTGTGAGGGCGTTTGCGAAACTTATACCAATTGGATATGGCATGGTGAATCGTCAAACATCCCAGATGTCTTGGAAAGAGATGACATGGACGTTGAGATGGACAATCAGATGGAGGACATGATTTGCGATATTGGACAGGAGGATTTTCAGCGTGCACATGCACATAACAATTTACGCGCTAACAATGAATTAATATTGTACCCAGGGTGCAAGAACTTCACGCAGTTATCTGCAGTGTTGAGATTGTTCAACTTGAAGGCGAAAAATGGATGGACAGATAAAAGTTTCACTGAACTTCTTGAGCTGTTGTGCGAAATGCTCCCAAAAGGCAACACATTACCGAAATGTAACTATGATGCAAAGAAGATATTATGTCCGATGGGTATGGAGTACAAGAAAATACATGCTTGTCCTAATGACTGCATATTGTACCGAAACGAGTTTGAGGATGAGAAGCAGTGCCCTACATGTGGGCTATCACGCTACAAAGTGAaggatggtgatgatgatgaaagcTTAAAGCGTCCTCCTGCAAAGGTGTTATCGTATcttccaataattccaaggtTCAAAAGATTATTCGCTAATGAAAATGATGCAAGGAATCTTCGATGGCATGCATGTGATAGGGAAGATGATGGAAAAATTCGTCATCCAGCTGATTCATTGCAATGGAAGAAAATTGATGAATTGTATTCGGATTTCGGTAAAGAGGCAAGAAACCTTAGGCTTGGACTTGCTACAGATGGAATGAATCCATATGGAAACTTAAGTAGTAACCATAGTTCATGGCCCGTTCTCCTAGTTATCTACAATTTATCTCCTTCGATATGCATGAAACGAAAatacatgatgttatctatgatgATATCGGGCCCAAAGCAGCCAGGAAATGATATAGATGTGTATCTAAGTCCCTTGATTGAAGACTTAAGAATGCTTTGGGAAGAAGGTGTTGATGTGTTTGATGGCTATTCTCGGCAGAATTTCAAGATGCGTGCAATGTTATTTTGCACTATCAATGACTTTCCTGCATATGGGAACTTGTGTGGTTATAGTGTTAAAGGACATAAAGGTTGCCCTATATGTGAAGAAGAAACATGcttcaaacaattaaaacatgGAAAAAAGACTGTTTATCTTGGGCATCGAAAATTTCTCAAACCTAATCACCCATATCGCAAGTTGAGAAAAGCGTTTAATGGAGAGCAAGAGTTTGAAACTGCTCCGCAAGCCCTAACTGGAGAGCAAGTTTATCAACGAGTGAAGGATATCAATGttaaatttggaaagaaagaaaagaaaaaaaaacaaaaaaccactGAGAAAAAGATATGGAAGAAGAGGTCTGTGTTCTTTGATCTTCCCTACTGGAGCAGTCTAGATGTTAGACATTGTATCGATGTGATGCATGTGGAGAAAAATGTGTGCGATAGTGTAATTGGAACACTTCTCAATATTCATGGTAAAACAAAGGACAATGTGAATGCTCGTTTAGACATGGTTGAGATGGGCATACGACAAGAGTTAGCTCCGCATTCAGCAGATAATAAGAAGACATATTTGCCTCCGGCTTGTCATACGTTGTCTAAACAAGAGAAAACAAGCTTTTGTGAGTGTCTACATACATTAAAAGTTCCACGAGGTTACTCTTCAAATTTCAATAGTCTTGTCTCAATGgaagatttaaaattaattggCACGAAGTCTCATGATTGTCACGTATTGATGCAACAACTACTACCGGTGGCTATTCGTGGCATATTGCCTAAAAAGGTCAGAGCTATCTTAACTAGGTTGTGCATATTCTTCAATGTTATATGCAGTAAAGTAATTGATCTTCGAAAATTAGAGGAGTTGGAAAATGAAGCTGCTATAATCTTATGCCATTTAGAGATGTATTTTCCTCCGTCTTTTTTTGATATCATGGTTCACTTAATTGTTCATCTAGTGAGAGAGATTAGATTATGCGGTCCTGTTTATTTGAGGTGGATGTATCCAGTTGAGCGATACATGAAGATCTTAAAAGGGTATGTGAAGAATCAACATCATCCCGAAGCATCTATTGTTGAAAGATACATCGCAGAAGAAGCTGTTGAGTTTTGTAATACTAACTATATGCCAGAAGAGGAAGCGATAGGAATTCCCAAGCCTCAATACGATGGAAGATGTGGAGGTATACAAGGTTTAAAACTTAAGAGTTTGGACTCAGTGGAAGTACTTCAAGCACATTTgtatattttgaataatattgATGAAGTTCAACCTTACATTTCTACTCACAAAAGGATTGTCAAGGAAAAAAATTCTCGAATGAATGAAAAATGGGTGTTAAAAGAGCATAACAAGACTTTCTTGAAGTGGTTtaaagaaactatttcaaatgACAATACGTGTtctgaaaatttaaaatgtctaGCACGAAAACCTCAGTCTGATGCCATAAGTTGGACCATCTACAACGTGAATAATTTTACATTCTATACAAGGACCAAGGATGACAAGAGTACGGTTCAAAATAGTGGGGTTATGGTTGTAGCCGAGTCTATGCACTTCTCAAGTTCAAAAGATAAAAATCCTATCATGGCATCAATACCTTACTACGGGATCATTGAAGAAATGTGGGATATTGATTTCGTTACACTTAAAGTTCCTATTTTCAAATGTAAATGGATTGACATAAACAACGGTGTCAAAATAGATGAATTTGGTTATACATTGGTGGACCTTGGTAAGATAGCTTATACGAACGAGCCTTTCATTATGGCATCTCAAGCAAAACAAGTGTTTTATGTTTCTGATCCTTCTAACAAAAAGTGGTCAGTGGTTCTCCAAGGTAAAATCAGTCACGAACCTAACAATGACAATCTGCATTCAACGCTATATACTTATGAGACTCCTTTCACACAACGACAATCTACTTCAATGGAGGAAACTTTAGTGGACGATGTGTATGCCACTCGTGATGATCATCGCGAAGGGATATGGGAAAATATTCAATCAAATCAATCTTAG
- the LOC25488541 gene encoding adenylate isopentenyltransferase 7, mitochondrial — MALTTSTLTEKKKVLFILGATGTGKTKLSINLGTQFPSEIINSDKIQVYKGLDIVTNKVQESERHSIPHHILGIIDDPEYDFTVDDFCNHVLEALNLITENGHLPIIVGGSNSYLKKLIEDPTIAFHSKYDCCFIWVDVSLPILCPYLDKRVDEMVESGMVDEIRDFFVPGADYTKGIRRAIGVPELHSYFEIEKKECIDDAQKEKILKEAITKTKQNTFILAENQLSKIRNMADKLGSMINNINSTEVFEAILRGEDYHHLHQEIVINPSMKIVKRFLEETSPIFGNSKYSNENGKHTSNGV; from the coding sequence ATGGCTTTGACTACATCAACCCTAACAGAAAAGAAGAAGGTTTTGTTTATATTGGGTGCAACAGGAACTGGGAAGACTAAACTTTCCATCAACTTAGGAACTCAATTCCCATCGGAGATCATCAATTCAGACAAAATTCAAGTCTATAAAGGCCTTGACATTGTCACCAATAAGGTACAAGAATCCGAACGTCATTCAATTCCACATCATATCTTAGGCATCATTGACGATCCCGAATATGATTTCACCGTGGATGATTTTTGCAATCACGTGCTTGAAGCTTTAAATCTCATAACTGAAAATGGACACCTACCTATTATTGTAGGAGGGTCAAATTcttacctaaaaaaattaattgaggaCCCAACCATTGCATTTCATTCTAAATATGACTGTTGTTTTATTTGGGTCGACGTGTCTTTGCCTATTCTATGTCCATACTTAGACAAAAGAGTTGATGAAATGGTTGAGTCAGGGATGGTAGATGAGATAAGAGACTTCTTTGTACCTGGAGCAGATTACACAAAAGGAATTAGAAGGGCTATTGGGGTTCCTGAGCTTCATTCTTATTTTGAGatagaaaagaaagaatgtATTGATGATgctcaaaaagaaaagataCTAAAGGAAGCTATtacaaaaaccaaacaaaatactTTCATATTGGCTGAAAATCAACTCTCGAAGATCCGAAATATGGCTGATAAGCTTGGATCAATGATAAACAATATAAATTCTACAGAAGTCTTTGAGGCCATTCTAAGGGGAGAAGATTATCATCATTTGCATCAAGAGATTGTGATTAATCCAAGTATGAAGATAGTGAAGAGATTTCTAGAGGAGACAAGCCCTATATTTGGaaattcaaaatattcaaatgaAAATGGGAAACACACATCTAATGGTGTTTGA
- the LOC120579323 gene encoding uncharacterized protein, whose translation MGDPAGPSQSGSNTQSNRKRGRGRTRMKNLKMKTAHGEKLPIEFQSNGLPSGENAKRFKLQVASFARECTSILISDWNSVPDATKDEIWKSITAKWDMPNDKIVKKKTISYAGERWKAFKYSLTSRYLFDGENIDKSPMETYDFIDEDIWQEFIRTRAEPSFLEKRLNAQQTQAHNKYPHRLSQGGYELLEKKMMEEKLKERQEAAGDIEVPPPSPPQRHEKWKRARIKPSGEYTSEDTRVVAETIDSLVSDGFVQNGREDILVKALGQDEHPGRVRAVGRGVGIREYFGSKSHSTPSVISGAQLAALTKKITQDVLQTLRTQPNQNFPIYSPNTTQHVSSKDSCSTVPQTPDDEEDIDIPEECELYVDGSNYVVAHANVYNLGPTIHNQVLANDMVRVAVTKVIDAKAQVPVPTDEVTTIAQAVNTFIKWPKRLLRVITNKDVDIPMKVDVPQKKSEPICQKLIVKAMYMEQDLKFKAKHSGIDIELPRDDIMDLCLGKKELHLTILQVWLTYLHRRCVELGKSGMYGFLDPYYTLAQNDRVSVQTYIQNTMDHNKKDLYLAPYFNNRHWQLLIINPKKREVTFLCSLGKKPSDKNLPVIVDSALEGYYNLQGVRKHSKVVWFYPTSRRQSVSYESGYFVMLHMLNIISSGVVDSWMQIFADSTPFQKDEVKNVQERCANLILELIEANEDSL comes from the exons ATGGGTGATCCAGCAGGTCCTTCACAAAGTGGGTCGAATACTCAATCTAATCGAAAAAGGGGAAGAGGTCGCACCCGTatgaagaatttgaaaatgaaaactgCACATGGTGAGAAATTACCAATTGAATTCCAATCTAATGGATTACCTTCAGGGGAAAACGCGAAAAGGTTCAAGCTCCAGGTGGCTTCCTTTGCTCGAGAGTGTACAAGTATTCTGATAAGTGATTGGAATAGTGTTCCTGATGCCACAAAGGATGAGATTTGGAAATCAATCACA GCTAAATGGGATATGCCGAATGATAAGATtgtgaaaaagaaaactatatCGTACGCGGGTGAGCGATGGAAAGCATTCAAATATAGTTTAACAAGTAGGTATTTATTTGATGGTGAAAATATTGACAAGTCTCCTATGGAGACTTATGATTTTATTGATGAGGACATATGGCAGGAGTTTATTAGGACGCGAGCCGAACCTTCCTTTctg GAGAAAAGACTGAATGCACAACAGACTCAAGCTCATAATAAATATCCTCATAGATTGTCTCAAGGGGGATATGAATTACTTGAGAAAAAGATGatggaagaaaaattaaaagaaagacaaGAAGCAGCTGGAGACATAGAAGTTCCACCTCCATCTCCACCTCAACGTCATGAGAAGTGGAAAAGAGCCAGAATAAAACCATCAGGAGAGTATACATCAGAAGACACTCGTGTTGTTGCAGAGACAATT GATTCTCTAGTGTCAGACGGATTTGTGCAAAATGGACGTGAGGACATCTTGGTGAAAGCCCTTGGGCAAGATGAACACCCTGGTCGTGTTCGTGCTGTTGGTCGAGGTGTGGGAATTCGAGAATACTTTGGATCAAAATCTCATTCCACCCCGTCTGTTATCAGTGGTGCCCAACTAGCAGCATTGACTAAGAAGATTACACAGGACGTGCTGCAGACTCTTCGCACtcaaccaaatcaaaatttccCAATTTATTCTCCTAATACCACTCAACATGTTAGCTCAAAAGACAGTTGCTCTACTGTTCCACAGACACCAGATGATGAAGAGGATATCGATATCCCAGAAGAGTGTGAATTGTATGTTGATGGAAGCAATTATGTGGTCGCACATGCTAATGTGTACAACCTAGGGCCCACTATACACAATCAGGTGCTAGCTAATGATATGGTTAGAGTGGCTGTTACTAAGGTGATAGATGCAAAAGCTCAAGTACCTGTGCCCACTGATGAGGTGACAACAATTGCTCAGGCCGTCAACACTTTCATTAAATGGCCAAAAAGACTTTTGCGAGTTATCACTAATAAG GATGTTGATATACCTATGAAAGTTGATGTTCCACAAAAAAAGTCAGAACCTATTTGTCAAAAATTGATAGTGAAGGCAATGTACATGGAACAAGATTTGAAGTTTAAGGCTAAACATAGTGGGATTGATATTGAGCTACCAAGGGATGATATCATGGACTTGTGTTTGGGTAAAAAAGAATTACACTTGACTATTTTGCAAGTGTGGCTCAC GTATCTACACCGTCGTTGTGTTGAATTGGGCAAAAGTGGAATGTACGGATTTCTTGATCCGTATTACACTCTTGCTCAAAATGACCGAGTTAGTGTTCAAACCTACATTCAAAACACAATGGACCATAATAAAAAGGATTTGTACCTAGCTCCTTACTTTAACAA TCGTCACTGGCAGTTGCTCATAATTAATCCTAAGAAGCGTGAGGTAACCTTTCTCTGTTCATTAGGAAAGAAGCCGTCGGATAAAAATTTACCAGTCATTGTTGATTC AGCTTTGGAAGGTTATTATAATCTACAAGGGGTGAGAAAGCATAGTAAAGTAGTATGGTTTTATCCCACC AGTCGAAGGCAATCAGTTTCTTACGAGAGCGGATACTTTGTCATGCTACATATGTTGAACATCATATCCAGTGGTGTTGTGGATTCATGGATGCAA atattTGCGGATTCAACTCCCTTTCAAAAGGATGAAGTTAAAAATGTTCAAGAACGCTGTGCAAATTTGATTCTGGAACTTATCGAAGCAAATGAGGATTCATTGTAG